From the genome of Segatella hominis, one region includes:
- a CDS encoding Fur family transcriptional regulator — MNNGKVAYNRLIECDIRPSIQRIAIMDYLLTHPIHPTIDDVYQELYKTIPTLSRTTVYNTLRMMSEKNAAQMITIDEHRVCYDGNTTPHVHFFCKKCGKVIDLFDEKAPKMTKQKVIEGNIVDEQQLYYKGICADCAKLNEEKKRKAK, encoded by the coding sequence ATGAATAATGGCAAAGTAGCATACAATAGACTTATCGAATGCGATATCCGTCCGTCGATTCAGAGAATTGCTATCATGGATTATCTCCTGACGCATCCTATCCATCCGACTATCGATGATGTCTATCAAGAATTGTATAAGACAATACCTACACTCAGCAGAACTACAGTATATAATACGCTGAGAATGATGAGCGAGAAGAATGCTGCTCAAATGATTACCATTGATGAGCATCGTGTGTGTTATGACGGAAACACGACTCCTCATGTTCATTTCTTCTGCAAGAAATGTGGAAAAGTGATTGACCTCTTCGACGAGAAGGCACCCAAGATGACCAAACAAAAGGTGATAGAGGGGAATATCGTAGATGAACAACAGCTCTACTACAAGGGAATTTGCGCTGATTGTGCTAAACTCAACGAGGAAAAGAAGCGCAAGGCAAAATAA
- a CDS encoding NADH peroxidase, which translates to MKKKFICTVCGYIYEGTEAPEKCPICKAPADKFKEMENAVDDDLTFATVHVLGQAYKDGVNEDVIKGLKDHFNGECGEVGMYLAMARQADREGYPEIAEAYKRYAFEEADHASRFAELLGEVLGDTKSNLEARIAAEKGACEDKFRIAKLAKEQGSDAIHDTVHEMAKDEARHCAGFAGLYKRYFK; encoded by the coding sequence ATGAAGAAGAAATTTATTTGCACCGTATGTGGATATATCTATGAAGGAACTGAAGCACCTGAGAAGTGCCCAATCTGTAAGGCACCTGCCGACAAGTTCAAGGAGATGGAGAATGCAGTTGACGACGACTTGACTTTCGCAACTGTTCACGTTTTGGGTCAGGCTTATAAGGATGGCGTCAACGAGGACGTTATCAAGGGCTTGAAGGACCATTTCAATGGTGAGTGCGGTGAGGTTGGTATGTATCTCGCCATGGCACGCCAGGCAGACCGTGAGGGCTATCCAGAAATCGCTGAGGCTTACAAGCGTTATGCTTTCGAGGAGGCAGATCACGCTTCTCGCTTTGCAGAGCTTCTCGGTGAGGTTTTGGGTGATACCAAGAGCAACCTCGAGGCACGTATCGCAGCCGAGAAGGGTGCATGCGAGGACAAGTTCCGCATTGCCAAGTTGGCTAAGGAGCAGGGATCTGATGCAATCCACGATACTGTACACGAGATGGCTAAGGATGAGGCTCGCCACTGCGCAGGCTTTGCCGGTCTCTACAAGAGATATTTCAAATAA